A genomic window from Pungitius pungitius chromosome 12, fPunPun2.1, whole genome shotgun sequence includes:
- the LOC119220090 gene encoding prostatic spermine-binding protein yields the protein MASLRSLILAVLLALLCSFHTPLAPTAKAQDLPLGREQGLVADDDDDDDDDDDDDDDDDDDDDDGDDDDDDDDDDDDDDDDDDDDDDGDDDDDDDDDDDDDDDDDDDDDDDDDDDDDDDDDDDDDDDDDDDDDDDDDDDDDDDDDDDDDDDDDDDDDDDDHEDDDDDDDNDGPYHKGSVCSYCEFCEHCGSCDKCPCEKEDKSAHCDDCEMCSYCHVCPACQTLCQPGGFLDEVTGSIYKTVADVFDDDDDDEN from the exons ATGGCGTCGTTAAGAAGTTTGATTCTTGCAGTGTTACTGGCGCTGCTCTGCAGCTTCCACACACCTTTGGCTCCAACTGCCAAGGCTCAAGATCTGCCACTCGGCCGCGAGCAGGGTCTGGTAGCtgacgatgacgacgatgacgacgacgatgatgatgacgatgacgatgatgatgacgatgacgatgatggcgatgatgacgatgatgacgatgacgatgatgacgatgatgatgacgatgacgatgatgacgacgacggcgatgatgatgatgatgacgatgatgatgatgacgacgatgacgacgacgatgacgacgacgacgatgacgatgatgatgacgacgacgacgacgatgacgacgatgatgatgatgatgatgatgacgatgacgatgacgatgatgatgacgacgatgatgatgatgatgacgacgacgacgacgatgatgacgacgatgatgatgacgacgatgatcATGAAG atgatgatgacgacgatgacaACGACGGGCCCTATCACAAGGGCTCTGTGTGCTCATATTGTGAATTCTGTGAG CACTGTGGCAGCTGTGATAAATGTCCTTgtgaaaaagaagacaaatctGCACACTGCGATGACTGCGAG ATGTGCAGTTACTGCCATGTGTGTCCTGCTTGCCAAACTCTTTGCCAGCCCG gGGGTTTTCTTGATGAAGTGACTGGATCAATCTACAA GACTGTAGCAGATgtctttgatgatgatgacgatgatgaaaacTGA